The proteins below are encoded in one region of Periplaneta americana isolate PAMFEO1 chromosome 11, P.americana_PAMFEO1_priV1, whole genome shotgun sequence:
- the LOC138708767 gene encoding mitochondrial E3 ubiquitin protein ligase 1-like yields the protein MDYLGEILALGIDSVFVGICCGCYIKQCNAIKRIQNAAVLDLNPELENIVKTHPDNKIPYVAIRGTVAALGAPITSASNQNVTGTIQKLSVKEHVFTRSSGGFWSDQERTIQEVYNSVPFILQASNASVEVLDALRADVLDLDTIADHFEPSNPSAFGHVWGFFAGIRQRGVQTTEEMLREGTFVNGIGELSVAGNGRDGLKLQPPSDGSPFFLTVLPISSLIRKLEDEKRLYRLLTVIFGGVGLVILGIMTRKWWKERAGRLQEELARREQEATRKKRRKRVRDKDLQESQQCVVCRQNPREIILLRCGHVCLCEDCSEGITDYCPVCRAKIETKAAAYIS from the exons ATGGATTATCTTGGAGAAATTCTTGCCTTGGGAATAGATTCTGTATTTGTTGGCATTTGTTGTGGATGTTACATAAAGCAATGTAACGCTATTAAAAGAATCCAG AATGCTGCAGTATTGGATTTAAATCCTGAGTTGGAAAACATAGTTAAGACACATCCAGATAATAAAATTCCATATGTAGCCATCCGCGGAACAGTTGCAGCACTTGGTGCTCCAATTACAAGTGCAAGCAACCAAAATGTAACAGGAACTATACAGAAGCTTAGTGTGAAAGAACATGTCTTCACACGAAGCTCAGGAGGATTTTG GTCAGATCAAGAAAGAACTATACAGGAGGTCTACAACTCTGTTCCATTTATTTTGCAAGCATCAAATGCCAGTGTTGAAGTGCTTGATGCTCTTAGAGCAGACGTCCTCGACCTCGATACCATAGCAGATCATTTTGAGCCTAGCAATCCTAGTGCCTTTGGTCATGTGTGGGGTTTTTTTGCAG GAATTCGTCAACGAGGAGTGCAAACAACAGAAGAAATGTTGAGGGAAGGAACCTTTGTCAATGGGATCGGAGAACTTTCTGTAGCAGGAAATGGTCGAGATGGACTTAAACTACAACCTCCCTCTGATGGTTCTCCTTTTTTTCTCACAGTCTTGCCAATTTCTTCACTAATTCGAAAGCTTGAAGATGAGAAGCGTTTATATAG GTTGCTGACAGTAATATTTGGAGGCGTGGGCCTAGTCATTTTGGGCATAATGACACGGAAATGGTGGAAAGAGCGGGCGGGAAGGCTGCAAGAAGAACTTGCCAGAAGGGAGCAAGAAGCCACTCGTAAAAAAAGACGGAAGCGAGTCCGGGACAAAGACCTGCAAGAATCACAACAGTGTGTTGTCTGCCGACAAAACCCACGAGAAATCATCCTGTTACGATGTGGTCATGTCTGTCTTTGCGAAGATTGCAGTGAAGGAATCACGGACTATTGTCCTGTATGCAGGGCTAAAATAGAAACTAAAGCTGCTGCATATATTTCGTAA